TGTTTTCTTCCGACATAATCTTCTCAGCACAGCCGCGACAAGTGGCAGAGTGACCGCACGGTACAAAGAAACAGTTTCTCCGTTCCTCGAAACATATGACACACAATGTCGAGTAGTCCACATCATCCGCCGAGCTGAACGACGCCCTTTCCAGATCACCTTTCCCCGTTACTTCCGACGTCTCGTTGACCAACGGAGTCCAACCGGTGACTTCTTCTCCTGCCACCACTGGTAACGTCTCCATGTCATCTTCCATGTCACAATCGCTCAGGAATTTCAGTATCAAAAAAATAAGGAACATTATAGTCCCTAAGAACACAATTACAATAAGAAAAAGCAAGTTAGCTTTACATTAGCATACGTTATATAACTATAATGGATTAATTGTACCCAAAAATGTAATGTAAACCACCAATCTAGCAGTGATGGATAGCTCCATGTACCATCCAGCGAACTCATCCTGCGAAATACCGGAGAACATATATCTTGAGAACGTTGTACCGAACATCTTcaagatataaaataaaatgattcaaTGATGATAGAATGATTTGTTCTATACGAAGTTATATTGGATCTCTTCTTGCTTGTTTGAGAGCATTAAACTAGTGGATTGTTGATTAATTCCAAACATTGTTGTGATATTGACAGAATTTATATAAGATTTTGTCAAAAGGACTCATCGTGCAATCcatatttattaatttgatcAGAAAAAGAGGCAGAATGCAGGTTgctgacacacacacacacacacacacacacaaaaagaagGTCATTTCCATAACTCTGATTTAATACACATTTTCTAAGATCATATTCACTCCGTTTACTCCTAAGCAAATGATTATTTTTGTCTTGAAATATCTAATGCTAAGTCTCTGTAGCCACTGACACACTGGTATATTATGTGGCACACTCAATCAAAGGTCATTTAGATGACGTTCactctttttaaaaacataaatggaAAGTACCTAAGTGCTTGAAAGGAAGGACCAGTGTGGTGACTGGTGAGGGTAAGAAGAAAATACTTAAATGTGTGtgtttatttcatttttgtgtTTGCCGGTTATAATACAAAATCCGGAACTGTTCTCCAAAACATTAGTCATATGGCTCGTTATAATAGGTAAGGGGCAACTTGTTGAATGTGACAACACTTATGACTTATCTGTTGTGACTgggaataataaaaaaaaggtgTCCATCTATATTTATCTACTAACTGCGCATTcttctttgagaatttttcaaataatgttGCGTTTAAGAACTTCAACTAAAAACATGAATTTTGATACTCTGGAAATATGCatgaatattttgattatggCATGCATGCAGGCAGTGGCGAAAGGCAGGTGGAGTATGCATGTGGCACTGCCTACTATCATCTTTATTTTACTTGTAAGTGactaatctaaattttatttaaatactttaaaacaaaaaaatagttataatatATGCCTCACTAAATAAGCTTTTGTACTCGCCTCTACACACTTGGTTTTGAAGACTCGGCATGGAGCTGGAGTTACCAATGGAATGGTGAAGTAACCTACTGAGTACTAGCTGTTATGTAAACCATGTTTGATCCTCTTTTGAACACGTGTGCACTGTGGCTTTGTGTTCATCGTTGTATCTTGGGCCTAAATATTTGGGCTGTCTACTTCTTCTTATAACGTATTTGGGTTTTCGTTCATGATGACAAACAGAACCCGATGAAGACAAAAACAGCTGTGAGGGTAAACTCGTCACTTCGAATAAAAAACCAGTCGAACAATATTcattgtattcttttttttcttcttgtcgTCTTCGATAATACTCCAACGAGAAGGCCCCTCCAGAGCTCATAACCCAATCTCCCATCTCCCTCGATTCAATACTTATCTCTCCTCTCAATCAAAAACTTGATCTACATAATCGATTCCACATGAAACGCAGTGCTTCAAACTCAGTTACAAACGGTGACGCGAGTAACAAGAAGATGAAAAAGACCACAGAGGAAGATTCAGAAATCGGATTCGCCAACTTAGACGAGAATCTACTCTACGAGGTGTTGAAGCACGTGGACGCGAGGACCTTAGCAACGTCTTCTTGCGTGAGCAAGATCTGGCACAGGACTGCACAAGACGAGCGTCTGTGGGAGCTGATCTGCACGCGTCACTGGGCCAACATCGGCTGCAGCCAACACCAGCTCAGATTCGTCGTCTTGGCGCTTGGCGGCTTCAAGCAACTCCACTCGCTCTACCTGTGGCCTCTCTCGAGTCCGAATCAACATGGTAGATTGGGTAAAGACGAGCTGAAACTCTCCCTTTCTCTCCTCTCGATTCGGTACTACGAGAAGATGAATTTCACTAAGAGACTCCCCTGAGTCCAAATGATTTTACTTCAGATCTATTTTTTCCAGCATCGttcttagttttattttattgttttgcgAGATGTTTGTAATTTGTAATATCTGCTTTGTACTTGTTTAAGCTCGTTCTCATATGTTTGATATTATTAAAATCTGGCAAAATCCATGTAAGCCAGACTGTCTGAAACAGCTAGTTCTGTAATAATAGAGGCTGGTGAGAATATTTAAGTCAaatcatatttgaagtttttgtACTTAATCAGATCCAAATTGAAGGAAATATTCTTCTTATGATTCGATTCCCCTTCTCTATTATTGTAGAACTGATATAAAAGGTTTTTCATGGTTCCATATGAAATTAGAAACAAAGTCCAGTGAAATTACGTGGCTTACCAAGAAACAGCAGAAAAATGGAAAGTTTTATAATAAgtgttgtttaaatttttacacacatataagaagaaattattaatttttattaatcttatttgattttgttaattaatcaactgaaaatgtaaaacttaaaaaaaataatttaaaagcatatttgaaaatgtaaaaactattaataataaaacaaaagtttaaagattaaaacgatcacagaaaatctgaaaattaaaaacaaattcacAAAGTTTTGTTCAttgttttatatgaaaaatagaaacaaagtaACAAACTGTAGAGTAATTGTGTGGCTTACcaagaaacaacaaaaatggTGTAATTAATtgtgtaaaataattttatgtttttgtaagatttatataataagatagtatgagatattttttaattacaaaatgaCAAGAAAATGCTGAAAGACAACCTCACACGGTTCTCATTCTGTATCTAAAGTTACTTAACCGCAAGTCTAGAACATCTCCCATAGCTTGTCTTTTGTTTCTCGTGTCACACCGATTTGATCGAGAAAAATGAGTTGGTGGTGGGCTGGCGCCATCGGAGCTGCCAAGGTAACTTCAACCTCGTATGatcttcgtcttcttcataATCACTGATCTAATAGTATCTTCTTCCGCTCTCCTCTCGCAGAAGAAGTTCGACGACGATGAGCCAACACAAACCTACGAGAGCGTCGCACTCATCATCGGCGTCACCGGAATCGTCGGAAACAGCCTCGCCGAGATCCTCCCCCTCTCCGACACCCCCGGCGGCCCGTGGAAAGTCTACGGCGTCGCTCGCCGTCCTCGCCCCTCCTGGAACGCAGATCACCCCATCGACTACATCCAGTGCGACGTCTCCGACCCCGATGACGTCAGATCCAAGCTATCCCCCTTAACCGACGTTACGCACGTCTTCTACGTCACGTGGACCAACCGCTCCACCGAGCGGGAGAACTGCGAGGCCAACGGAACCATGCTCCGCAACGTCCTCCGCGCGGTTGTCCCCCACGCGCCGAATCTAAGGCACGTTTGTCTCCAGACGGGGACCAAGCACTACATCGGTCCCTTCAAGGACCTCGAGACGACTAAGTATCATGATCCTCCGTTTACTGAGGATATGCCGAGGTTGGGAGTCGAGAATTTTTACTACGCTCTTGAGGATGTTCTGTTCGAAgagatcaagaagaaggagagcGTGACTTGGTCTGTGCATAGACCGAACACCATCTTCGGTTTCTCTCCGTACAGTTTGATGAACATTGTGGGGACTTTATGTGTGTACGCAGCGATATGCAAGCACGAAGGGTCTAAGCTGATCTTCCCGGGGAGCAAGAAGGCGTGGGAAGGTTTCAGTACGGCTTCGGATGCGGACTTGATCGCTGAGCAGCAGATTTGGGCTGCGGTTGATCCGTACGCGAAGAACGAGGCGTTTAACTGTAATAATGATGATGTTTTCAAGTGGAAGCATCTGTGGAAGGTTCTTGCGGAGCAGTTTGGGATCGAGGAGTATGGGTTTGAGGAAGGGAGGAATGTTGGTGGGTTGGTGGAGATGATGAAAGGGAAAGAGAGTGTGTGGGAGGAGATGGTGAAGGAGAATGGGTTGGcggagaagaagcttgatgaagTTGGTGTGTGGTGGTTTGTTGATGTGATACTTGGTGTGGAAGGGATGATTGATAGTATGAACAAGAGTAAAGAGCATGGTTTCCTTGGTTTCAGGAACTCTAACAACTCTTTTATCTCGTGGATTGATAAGTACAAGGCTTTCAAGATCGTGCCTTGATCCATACATGAATGTTTctctcgttttcttcttcgttttatgttctttgttgtcttcaaaaagaataaaataaaatgcgGATTTACCGTTGTTTAAGTACTCCATCTCTAGTCTTGTAAGTCCCTTTTGAAATTCTACTGTTTTCGGATAGTTTTTTTGGCATATGTCATTACTAGTTGTTACTAGATTCTTTGTCTTGGAAGTAGAGTGTATTGGTCGCTATGGTTCCGCAAGTGGTGTCTCTTGGACCCGCTATAGTATTGGTTGTTGACTGTTTCCAAACGCTCATAACAAGGTAAGCTGGTTAAAGAGAGTACACAGAGCTGGCTTTGATCTCAAAGCTCTCCTCTTTGCAAATTGAAAGTAAGAATACTTGCTTGTTTATTGTTTAGCTGCAATCAGCTTTAGCGTTTTAGCTTGCTGATACGTGAGAATCAACCCAAAGACAAACTACTAGGAAGGTATAAGTTCCCTTGCTTGATTGATGTCTTAGTTTTATCTACACACCATAAATCAACCaatccacacacacacacacacatagatatttaatttgtttttgtttgctgaAAGTAACTCCTTCAAACCATTGGGTGAGGATTAGGAATTATGTAGAACAACACTATACAACCAAATGGTCTATTTACTGCATTTATGATATTATCTTTTGAGAAACATACTTTTAATGCAAAAGAATAGATTTGCCTTTATTTTCCCAAAGGATTCTTTGTTCAATCAAGCCTTTCCTGCTTAAACACTGGATTCATCTTCCCCTGAAACGTGTATTTCTAATGAGAGTTAGATTTGAAGTTAGCAAAAGGAATATAAAACTAGGAAAGATACAAGAAATCATTTACTCTCAGGGAATTATTTATTAGTCTTTACCATTTTTGCTGGTTGCAACACCAATTGTGTCTAAAGTGGTCGGATCTTCTAATGATCCAGAGTTAGGTGGTAAGTCAACAGAGGTTTCTGTTTCTGGCATCTTCCCTACCtatagagagagaagaaagataaaTAAGTCGAAAAAATTCTAACAACTTAAAAGCCATTAAAGACCAGGAATGTAACAACTCACAGTATTCACCAAATCAGGAATCTCCTTTGAAACAAGTGCAAGATATTGCTCCATTGCCTCTTCTTGACTCATGTTTCCAAGTCTTTGCCAGGCATTCCTAGCACAAGGTAAGCACTGTGTGTCACTCTCACATAGCAGTTGTTGAACATGCTATAAAAGTAACTAAGTTACATACATTGCTGATTCTGTCCTAACTAGATGATCaggtatctttttttttttttttttttgtaacaagatGATCAGGTATCTATTAAAGCTTTGTACCTCCTAGTTTTTAGTGTATTGAATACCCTCCCACATCAGTAATAGGACATATAAAAATCAACAATATGGAAATATATTCCTAACCATTTCCAGTCTTAACACTCAGAACATTCTGCCTCTAAGACATTCACATGGAGTAGAGAGATGGAAAGCTATAAGTTGCAGTATGGTACCATTTAGCACGAGCAGAGAGCATGACGGCCATAGGCTGTGCCTCTCGGCATGACCCTTCCGTGGCGATCTTGTGAAGGCCGTACAGCTCCATCTTAGCCTCAGCACCAATATCTTCACCTTTCCCTGATTCCTCCAGAAGATTTGAAGCAGCTGCAAAGGCTATCTCAAGCTCACTCCTCTCAATCCCCTCCCAATCATCATCaagatcttcttcttcaatacTCAACTCCACTTGCTCTTCAATACTCAACTCCATCTTATCCTCACTCTTCTCCACACTGTTACTTTCTTCAACCCTAACCTTCTCAGACTCCGTAACTACGACTTCTCTTTTTACGTTTTCTACACAATCACTTCTTCCTTCTGTTCCCTCCTCTTGTCCTCGATTCATAATCTCCTCTGTAATAACGTTTTCCGGCGATATAGAAGCAGTGGACTCAGCTTCCGCCGTACTAACAACCAACTCTTCACGTTCATAAcctgtttcttcttctccacgaACTATCATCTCCTTGGCTACCACATTCCCCGGCGAGACAGCGGCCAAGAACTCATTAGCTTCCGTAGTTGGAACCACCAACTCAACGTCTCTAGCAGCTTCCTCAACTTCATCAACAACACGATCAGCTCCACTTCCAAACCGATCCACGTGTTCGACATTCTCATCAACAACAGCTCGGAGTTTCCTCTCGCTCTGGACCACCGGAGCATCCACTTTCAAACCAAAACAAAGCTCCTCCACCGTAGCAAAACCATCACCGACACCGATCTCAGTTTCCCTCGCCTGATCGGAACTACCATCGTTTACTCCTGCCATAGAAACAGATACGATCTTGGCGACAAGGAAAGAAAACAGAAGCGCAACAACCGCCGTGAGAAGCAACTCTAGTAAAAACTCCATGATGATGATGGATCACGCAAAGACGGAAcaggagaaagagaaaaaagcaGAGAGATACTTAGGGATCTATGAAGGAAGTAAAATCAAGgaacttcaaatatttttttagaagtaaaaaaaagggaaaagggaaagaaagaagagaggaagaaagTATATTCGTGGAGAGTCTTCGGCTTTATGCGACATAGCGGGTCCGACAATAACAGGACTTCTCCTCAACACCTAACCGCTTTTAATGCTGACTTGGCTCTTACGGTTTACGCTTATCCCCTTCACCCACCTGGCTCCTTCTCCGCCGCGCCGttttttcttaacacttaatgggccaacataagcccattacgcACCACAGCCCAAATAAAACCatcgtttttgttttgttcttgtcCTTTTTCTGAGGGGGAATTTATTACTCATTTTCACCATCAACATTTGTGAAAatcgttttattttattttatacgaatagtatattttactattttaatttgTATCGAATATCTAGATATTTCgaataattttttagaatatatgtttatttttgagCTCCACTGGTTCCAATTCCATTATAAAAATCATTGACGTTGAGATTGTCAAATACTTGACAAAGTGACGACACGTGTCTCCCTATTATTGGCAATATATTTGACTGATGCACTATCTCAAAGAGAGAGATAAAGCGCATTAGAGTTTTGAGTTGACTCGCccctttcatttctttttatcgGTGCTCATCATTATTATCATCTTCTTTAAACAACTCCAACGAGGGAAGAATAATAATACAGTGAAACCGTGTATTTATtagttttgactttttttaAAAGGATTACAGTGGTGTGTTTGTTGTGAGATATGGCGGTGGAACTCATGAGGAACAGCTACGGTGGCGTTAGAGTCAAAGGAGAAGACGACGGCGGCTTTTCTGCAAATATGGAAGACACCGCCCTGAGAGAAGCTGCGTCTGCTGGGATTCACGGCGTTAAGGAGTTTCTTAAACTAATTAATCAAAAAAGTCAACCGACAGAAGAGATAACGGCGGTGACTGACGTCGCCGTTAACAGTTTCAAGAAGGTGATATCACTTCTCGGTAGATCTAGAACCGGACACGCTAGATTCAGACGAGCACCGGTTACGACAAAAACCAAAGAAGGAGGAGATTGGAAGACGGAGGAGAAGCCAGCAACAAGCGCCGTCGTGTTAAACAGACAGAAAACGGAGCAGAACGGTGGATCTGCGTTTAGAGTTTATTGTCCGACACCAATCCATCGACGTCCTCCTTTATCACACAACAACAGTCTGATAACAAAGAACGGTTCGTCTTCTTCGGCTAACAACGGAAGACCACAAGAGCCATCAACGATAAACTTCGCGCCGTCACCACCTGTCTCCGCGGCGAACTCGTTCATGTCTTCTCATAGATGTGACACCGAGAGTAACCAGATGTCTTCAGGATTCGAGTTCACTAACCCATCATCCCAAATCTCGGGTTCGATTGGTAAGCCTCCTTTATCATCAGTTTCGTTGAAGAGAAGGTGTGACTCATCTCCCTCAAGTCGTTGCCATTGTACCAAGAAAAGGTTTGATCCCACACACTAATAATCATTATTATTAGATCTAAATCTtcgttatttaaaaattaattattgtaataaaaaaaataaacaggaAATCTAGAGTGAAGAGAGTGATTAGGGTTCCTGCCGTAAGCAGCAAGATGGCTGATATACCATCTGACGAATATTCATGGAGAAAATATGGTCAAAAACCAATCAAAGGCTCTCCTCATCCTCGGTTAGtcttaattagttttatttcaGGTTTATGAATCCTTAAATCACACAAAAACACATACGTCACTATAAACATCTAATTAATTAGATTAGAAAATAATGCAACTTGTGTATattgtcaaatatttttttctatattggTTGTACCAAACGTGTCGTCTAGTAGTAGTGGCTTTCGCACTCTTTTTGACTTGTTTATTTATCTacaaagttttaaaatacaCGAGAC
The Brassica napus cultivar Da-Ae chromosome A1, Da-Ae, whole genome shotgun sequence DNA segment above includes these coding regions:
- the LOC106374780 gene encoding E3 ubiquitin-protein ligase APD1-like → MFLIFLILKFLSDCDMEDDMETLPVVAGEEVTGWTPLVNETSEVTGKGDLERASFSSADDVDYSTLCVICFEERRNCFFVPCGHSATCRGCAEKIMSEENKVCPICRRVIRKAKRLVLKC
- the LOC106441806 gene encoding F-box protein GID2 — its product is MKRSASNSVTNGDASNKKMKKTTEEDSEIGFANLDENLLYEVLKHVDARTLATSSCVSKIWHRTAQDERLWELICTRHWANIGCSQHQLRFVVLALGGFKQLHSLYLWPLSSPNQHGRLGKDELKLSLSLLSIRYYEKMNFTKRLP
- the LOC106415732 gene encoding 3-oxo-Delta(4,5)-steroid 5-beta-reductase-like yields the protein MSWWWAGAIGAAKKKFDDDEPTQTYESVALIIGVTGIVGNSLAEILPLSDTPGGPWKVYGVARRPRPSWNADHPIDYIQCDVSDPDDVRSKLSPLTDVTHVFYVTWTNRSTERENCEANGTMLRNVLRAVVPHAPNLRHVCLQTGTKHYIGPFKDLETTKYHDPPFTEDMPRLGVENFYYALEDVLFEEIKKKESVTWSVHRPNTIFGFSPYSLMNIVGTLCVYAAICKHEGSKLIFPGSKKAWEGFSTASDADLIAEQQIWAAVDPYAKNEAFNCNNDDVFKWKHLWKVLAEQFGIEEYGFEEGRNVGGLVEMMKGKESVWEEMVKENGLAEKKLDEVGVWWFVDVILGVEGMIDSMNKSKEHGFLGFRNSNNSFISWIDKYKAFKIVP
- the LOC106415733 gene encoding acyl-CoA-binding domain-containing protein 3 isoform X1 — translated: MEFLLELLLTAVVALLFSFLVAKIVSVSMAGVNDGSSDQARETEIGVGDGFATVEELCFGLKVDAPVVQSERKLRAVVDENVEHVDRFGSGADRVVDEVEEAARDVELVVPTTEANEFLAAVSPGNVVAKEMIVRGEEETGYEREELVVSTAEAESTASISPENVITEEIMNRGQEEGTEGRSDCVENVKREVVVTESEKVRVEESNSVEKSEDKMELSIEEQVELSIEEEDLDDDWEGIERSELEIAFAAASNLLEESGKGEDIGAEAKMELYGLHKIATEGSCREAQPMAVMLSARAKWNAWQRLGNMSQEEAMEQYLALVSKEIPDLVNTVGKMPETETSVDLPPNSGSLEDPTTLDTIGVATSKNEIHVSGEDESSV
- the LOC106415733 gene encoding acyl-CoA-binding domain-containing protein 3 isoform X2, which produces MEFLLELLLTAVVALLFSFLVAKIVSVSMAGVNDGSSDQARETEIGVGDGFATVEELCFGLKVDAPVVQSERKLRAVVDENVEHVDRFGSGADRVVDEVEEAARDVELVVPTTEANEFLAAVSPGNVVAKEMIVRGEEETGYEREELVVSTAEAESTASISPENVITEEIMNRGQEEGTEGRSDCVENVKREVVVTESEKVRVEESNSVEKSEDKMELSIEEQVELSIEEEDLDDDWEGIERSELEIAFAAASNLLEESGKGEDIGAEAKMELYGLHKIATEGSCREAQPMAVMLSARAKWNAWQRLGNMSQEEAMEQYLALVSKEIPDLVNTVGKMPETETSVDLPPNSGSLEDPTTLDTIGVATSKNGEDESSV
- the LOC106415964 gene encoding probable WRKY transcription factor 7 — translated: MAVELMRNSYGGVRVKGEDDGGFSANMEDTALREAASAGIHGVKEFLKLINQKSQPTEEITAVTDVAVNSFKKVISLLGRSRTGHARFRRAPVTTKTKEGGDWKTEEKPATSAVVLNRQKTEQNGGSAFRVYCPTPIHRRPPLSHNNSLITKNGSSSSANNGRPQEPSTINFAPSPPVSAANSFMSSHRCDTESNQMSSGFEFTNPSSQISGSIGKPPLSSVSLKRRCDSSPSSRCHCTKKRKSRVKRVIRVPAVSSKMADIPSDEYSWRKYGQKPIKGSPHPRGYYKCSSVRGCPARKHVERALDDAMMLIVTYEGDHNHALVLETHHDKTL